The following proteins come from a genomic window of Halomarina ordinaria:
- the cca gene encoding CCA tRNA nucleotidyltransferase, which translates to MDEFEAVVEEIAARVVPDTEERERLAGVAGRVLAAAEAAVDDLPVAADVVQVGSTARGTWVSGDRDIDVFVRFPPDLPRADLERYGLQVGRAVLPDGHEEYAEHPYVKGTVEGFDVDLVPCYRVADATDIQSAVDRTPFHDAYLSARLDADLAREVVLTKAFLKGIGVYGSDLRTKGFSGYLTELLVLAYGDLRSFLAAACDWRPPVELDPEAHGRRSFDDPLVVVDPTDPERNVAAVCSTDNVARLVHHARVFLADPTVERFDPPAPTPLDAERMAAELDRRGTTPFALRFDAPDLVDDQLYPQLEKSLAGVAGELDRQGFDVLRAAAFADETAVLFVECEVAARPAVARHDGPPVWVGGHAAGFYDKYAESGDVYGPFVDGARYVVERERDHATARSWLESDALFGVSLGVRVEDALREGYEVLGGEETVALAGEFGADLARYFDPRP; encoded by the coding sequence ATGGACGAGTTCGAGGCCGTCGTCGAGGAAATCGCCGCCCGCGTCGTCCCCGATACGGAGGAGCGCGAGCGACTCGCGGGGGTCGCGGGGCGCGTCCTCGCGGCGGCGGAGGCGGCCGTCGACGACCTGCCGGTCGCGGCGGACGTTGTCCAGGTCGGCTCGACCGCCCGGGGGACGTGGGTCAGCGGCGACCGCGACATCGACGTGTTCGTCCGCTTCCCGCCGGACCTCCCGCGCGCGGACCTGGAGCGCTACGGCCTCCAGGTCGGCCGGGCGGTCCTCCCCGACGGCCACGAGGAGTACGCCGAACACCCCTACGTGAAGGGCACCGTCGAGGGGTTCGACGTCGACCTCGTTCCCTGTTACAGGGTAGCAGACGCCACGGACATCCAGTCGGCGGTGGACCGCACGCCCTTCCACGACGCCTACCTCTCGGCGCGACTCGACGCCGACCTCGCCCGCGAGGTGGTGCTGACGAAGGCGTTCCTGAAGGGCATCGGCGTCTACGGGAGCGACCTCCGGACGAAGGGGTTCTCGGGCTACCTGACGGAACTGCTCGTGCTGGCGTACGGCGACCTGCGTTCGTTCCTGGCGGCCGCGTGCGACTGGCGCCCGCCGGTCGAACTCGACCCCGAGGCCCACGGCAGGCGGTCGTTCGACGACCCGCTCGTGGTCGTCGACCCCACCGACCCGGAGCGCAACGTCGCCGCGGTGTGCTCGACTGACAACGTCGCGCGGCTCGTCCACCACGCGCGGGTGTTCCTCGCGGACCCGACCGTCGAGCGCTTCGACCCGCCCGCGCCGACCCCGCTCGACGCCGAGAGGATGGCCGCGGAACTCGACCGGCGGGGGACGACCCCCTTCGCGCTCCGGTTCGACGCGCCCGACCTCGTGGACGACCAGCTCTACCCCCAGCTGGAGAAGTCGCTCGCGGGGGTCGCCGGAGAACTCGACCGGCAGGGGTTCGACGTGCTCCGGGCGGCCGCGTTCGCCGACGAGACGGCCGTCCTCTTCGTCGAGTGCGAGGTGGCCGCCCGACCCGCCGTCGCGCGCCACGACGGGCCTCCGGTGTGGGTCGGCGGTCACGCCGCTGGCTTCTACGACAAGTACGCCGAATCGGGGGACGTCTACGGGCCGTTCGTCGACGGTGCGCGCTACGTCGTCGAGCGCGAGCGCGACCACGCGACGGCGCGCTCGTGGCTCGAGAGCGACGCCCTCTTCGGCGTCTCGCTCGGCGTCCGCGTCGAGGACGCACTCAGAGAGGGCTACGAGGTGCTCGGCGGGGAGGAGACCGTAGCACTGGCCGGGGAGTTCGGGGCGGACCTCGCGCGTTACTTCGACCCCAGGCCGTGA
- a CDS encoding histone deacetylase family protein, with product MKFGYREACLSHDAGPRHPERPDRLRAIRRALSRQHAVEYAAPDAATPEEVKAVHDDEYVESVRAFCADGGGEWDPDTVAVEETWDAALASAGIARWAAHEALDGADGWDTPFALGRPPGHHAVYDDAMGFCFFNNAAVAAQSALERVDRVAIFDWDVHHGNGTQDIFYERGDVHYSSIHERGLYPGTGHPDETGRDDGEGATFNLALPAGCGDVEYAFAIDEGLRPALEAFDPGLVLVSAGFDAHERDPISRMRVSSEGYAALTDRMRDLADDLDAPLAFVLEGGYGLESLAESVATVDEVFEGREPVEPEGDVDEKAQRVVRSTLDHHGLGSK from the coding sequence ATGAAGTTCGGCTACCGGGAGGCCTGTCTCTCACACGACGCGGGACCGCGCCACCCGGAGCGTCCCGACCGACTGCGCGCCATCCGGCGCGCGCTCTCCCGGCAACACGCCGTCGAGTACGCCGCCCCCGACGCCGCCACCCCGGAGGAGGTGAAGGCCGTCCACGACGACGAGTACGTCGAGTCCGTCCGGGCGTTCTGCGCCGACGGCGGTGGAGAGTGGGACCCCGACACGGTCGCCGTCGAGGAGACGTGGGACGCGGCGCTCGCCAGCGCCGGCATCGCCCGCTGGGCCGCCCACGAGGCACTCGACGGGGCCGACGGCTGGGACACCCCCTTCGCGCTCGGTCGCCCGCCGGGTCACCACGCCGTCTACGACGACGCCATGGGCTTCTGCTTCTTCAACAACGCCGCCGTCGCGGCCCAGTCCGCCCTCGAACGGGTCGACCGCGTCGCTATCTTCGACTGGGACGTCCACCACGGCAACGGCACGCAGGACATCTTCTACGAGCGCGGCGACGTCCACTACTCCTCCATCCACGAGCGCGGCCTCTACCCCGGGACGGGCCACCCCGACGAGACCGGTCGCGACGACGGCGAGGGGGCGACGTTCAACCTCGCGCTCCCCGCCGGCTGTGGCGACGTCGAGTACGCCTTCGCCATCGACGAGGGGCTTCGCCCCGCGCTCGAAGCGTTCGACCCCGGCCTCGTGCTCGTCAGCGCCGGCTTCGACGCCCACGAGCGCGACCCCATCTCGCGGATGCGCGTCTCCTCGGAGGGGTACGCCGCCCTCACCGACCGGATGCGCGACCTCGCTGACGACCTCGACGCCCCGCTCGCGTTCGTCCTGGAGGGGGGGTACGGCCTGGAGTCGCTCGCCGAGAGCGTCGCCACCGTCGACGAGGTGTTCGAGGGACGCGAGCCGGTCGAACCCGAGGGCGATGTCGACGAGAAGGCCCAGCGGGTCGTCCGGTCGACCCTCGACCATCACGGCCTGGGGTCGAAGTAA
- a CDS encoding histone has translation MSVELPFAPVDTIIRRNAGSLRVSADAAEALAHHIQVRGAALAVDAAQRATEDGRKTLMAEDFGTTGEKAALELPIAPVDRIARLDIDDRYRVSMDARIALASLLEAYADDVAAAAAVLARHADRRTVIEADVETYFELAAYFE, from the coding sequence ATGAGTGTCGAGTTACCGTTCGCGCCGGTGGACACTATCATCCGGCGGAACGCGGGGTCCCTCCGGGTGAGCGCCGACGCCGCCGAGGCGCTCGCTCACCACATCCAGGTCCGCGGCGCGGCGTTGGCCGTCGACGCCGCCCAGCGCGCGACCGAGGACGGCCGCAAGACGCTGATGGCCGAGGACTTCGGCACGACCGGCGAGAAGGCGGCGCTCGAACTCCCCATCGCGCCGGTCGACCGCATCGCCCGACTCGACATCGACGACCGCTATCGCGTCTCGATGGACGCGCGTATCGCCCTCGCGTCGCTGCTCGAGGCCTACGCGGACGACGTGGCCGCCGCGGCCGCCGTCCTCGCCCGGCACGCCGACCGCCGGACGGTCATCGAAGCCGACGTCGAGACGTACTTCGAACTCGCCGCCTACTTCGAATGA
- a CDS encoding single-stranded DNA binding protein: protein MGVIEDVYGDLEADISEEEFREAVATKVEQMDGLADEETAAMLVAHELTEEEVNGIADVEAGMEEVKFLAKVLSVGDLRTFEREDGEGQVLNVEVADETGRVRVALWDQDAAAAEEELDAGDVLRIKGRPKEGYSGLEVSASRVEGDPDATIEVDLAEEGTIASLSLGQSDVSARGRVLGTEPVRTFSRDDGSEGRVANVVLGDETGRVRVTLWDEQADRATELEEGRSVEVVDGYVRERDGALELHVGSRGKVEDLDEDVTYVPETTDIEDLELEDVVDIAGVIRSADPKRTFDRDDGSEGQVRNVRVQDRTGDIRVALWGEKADADIGPGDEVLFADVEIKDGWQEDLEASAGWRSTVSVLDAGSTTAGAEAGSADADDSDGGSGGATGLDAFTGESDADGAGSAGDAPSSDAGAESAAAATASAEGLADASDGDESTEFTGTVVQTGDPVMLDDGSETVTVVTDEDVRLGQEVTVRGRLVDGRLEADEVF, encoded by the coding sequence ATGGGCGTTATCGAGGACGTATACGGGGACCTCGAGGCGGACATCTCCGAGGAGGAGTTCCGCGAGGCAGTGGCAACGAAGGTCGAACAGATGGACGGCCTCGCCGACGAGGAGACGGCGGCGATGCTCGTCGCGCACGAACTCACCGAGGAGGAGGTCAACGGCATCGCGGACGTCGAAGCCGGCATGGAGGAGGTGAAGTTCCTCGCGAAGGTGCTGAGCGTCGGCGACCTCCGGACGTTCGAGCGCGAAGACGGCGAGGGGCAGGTGCTCAACGTCGAGGTCGCGGACGAGACGGGCCGCGTGCGCGTCGCGCTCTGGGACCAGGACGCGGCCGCTGCCGAGGAGGAACTCGACGCCGGCGACGTGCTGCGTATCAAGGGTCGTCCCAAGGAGGGCTACAGCGGCCTGGAGGTGAGCGCCAGCCGCGTCGAGGGCGACCCCGACGCGACCATCGAGGTCGACCTCGCCGAGGAGGGCACCATCGCGTCGCTCTCGCTCGGCCAGAGCGACGTCTCTGCGCGCGGGCGCGTCCTCGGCACCGAACCCGTCCGGACCTTCTCGCGCGACGACGGGAGCGAGGGCCGCGTCGCGAACGTCGTCCTCGGCGACGAGACGGGCCGCGTGCGCGTGACCCTCTGGGACGAGCAGGCCGACCGCGCCACCGAACTGGAGGAGGGGCGTTCCGTCGAGGTCGTCGACGGCTACGTCAGGGAGCGCGACGGCGCGCTCGAACTCCACGTCGGCTCCCGCGGGAAGGTCGAGGACCTCGACGAGGACGTGACGTACGTCCCCGAGACGACGGACATCGAGGACCTCGAACTGGAGGACGTCGTCGACATCGCGGGCGTCATCCGCTCCGCGGACCCCAAGCGGACGTTCGACCGCGACGACGGGAGCGAGGGCCAGGTGCGGAACGTTCGCGTGCAGGACCGCACTGGCGACATCCGCGTGGCGCTGTGGGGCGAGAAGGCCGACGCCGACATCGGCCCCGGCGACGAGGTGCTGTTCGCCGACGTGGAGATAAAGGACGGCTGGCAGGAGGACCTCGAAGCCTCCGCCGGGTGGCGCTCGACGGTCTCCGTCCTCGACGCGGGGAGCACGACCGCCGGGGCGGAGGCGGGGAGCGCCGACGCCGACGACTCCGACGGTGGTTCGGGCGGTGCGACCGGTCTCGACGCCTTCACCGGCGAGAGCGACGCCGACGGTGCGGGAAGTGCCGGAGACGCGCCGTCGTCCGACGCCGGGGCGGAGAGTGCCGCCGCGGCCACGGCGAGCGCCGAGGGACTCGCCGACGCGAGCGACGGCGACGAGTCCACGGAGTTCACCGGGACCGTCGTCCAGACGGGCGACCCGGTGATGCTCGACGACGGGAGCGAGACGGTCACCGTCGTCACCGACGAGGACGTCCGCCTCGGCCAGGAGGTGACCGTCCGCGGGCGACTGGTGGACGGCCGCCTCGAGGCCGACGAGGTCTTCTGA
- a CDS encoding DUF309 domain-containing protein, giving the protein MDRALRAGVALYNAGEYHAAHDPWEEEWLELDAGRDRDFLQGLVQFTAAVYHAREGNERGAVGLAAGAREYLAPLGSEYRGVALDPVRAYLDALAADPTVVERRDPVALDVEGVALAVADLTFEEAALAARALAAEYDYDTDLLDRATEFGRADLDAGRATSPFVALVMDFAEGRNRALVYRRLSEHVDRREHEERDVEGLFG; this is encoded by the coding sequence ATGGACCGCGCACTCCGTGCCGGCGTCGCCCTCTACAACGCCGGGGAGTACCACGCCGCGCACGACCCGTGGGAGGAGGAGTGGCTCGAACTCGACGCGGGGCGCGACCGCGACTTCCTGCAGGGCCTCGTCCAGTTCACCGCCGCCGTCTACCACGCGAGGGAGGGGAACGAACGGGGGGCCGTCGGCCTCGCGGCGGGCGCCCGCGAGTACCTCGCACCCCTCGGGAGCGAGTACCGGGGGGTCGCCCTCGACCCGGTTCGAGCGTACCTCGACGCGCTGGCGGCCGACCCGACCGTCGTCGAACGACGCGACCCCGTCGCACTCGACGTGGAGGGCGTCGCGCTCGCCGTCGCGGACCTCACCTTCGAGGAGGCGGCGCTCGCGGCGCGGGCGCTCGCCGCGGAGTACGACTACGACACCGACCTGCTCGACCGGGCCACCGAGTTCGGGCGGGCCGACCTCGACGCCGGTCGGGCGACCAGCCCGTTCGTCGCGCTCGTGATGGACTTCGCGGAGGGCCGGAACCGCGCGCTGGTCTACCGGCGCCTCTCGGAACACGTCGACCGGCGCGAACACGAGGAACGGGACGTCGAGGGGCTGTTCGGGTAG
- the azf gene encoding NAD-dependent glucose-6-phosphate dehydrogenase Azf, with protein MDDPVLLTGAAGRVGRAILGDLGGEYEWRLLDREPPTEEPDHEYVVADITDEEAVREAMENVGAVVHLAGDPRPEAPWDSVLANNIDGTHTVLAAAVEAGVEKFVFASSNHAVGAYEFGRDPHIYRTESEFRLDGTELPRPKNVYGVSKAAGETLGRYFHDVYDLSVVCVRIGNLTKGHPPVDYERGQAMWLSYRDCAHLFDCCLRADYDFEIVYGISDNDRKYYSIERAREVLGYDPQDNSAEHD; from the coding sequence ATGGACGACCCGGTCTTACTCACGGGGGCCGCGGGTCGCGTCGGCAGGGCCATCCTCGGCGACCTCGGCGGGGAGTACGAGTGGCGCCTGCTCGACCGCGAACCGCCGACGGAGGAGCCCGACCACGAATACGTCGTCGCCGACATCACCGACGAGGAGGCGGTGCGCGAGGCGATGGAGAACGTCGGCGCGGTGGTCCACCTCGCCGGCGACCCCCGCCCGGAGGCGCCCTGGGACAGCGTCCTCGCGAACAACATCGACGGGACGCACACGGTGCTGGCGGCGGCCGTCGAGGCGGGCGTCGAGAAGTTCGTCTTCGCCTCCTCGAACCACGCCGTCGGCGCCTACGAGTTCGGGCGCGACCCCCACATCTACCGCACCGAGTCGGAGTTCCGCCTCGACGGTACCGAACTCCCCCGCCCGAAGAACGTCTACGGCGTGAGCAAGGCCGCCGGCGAGACCCTCGGGCGCTACTTCCACGACGTCTACGACCTCTCGGTCGTCTGCGTCCGCATCGGCAACCTCACGAAGGGCCACCCGCCCGTCGACTACGAGCGCGGACAGGCGATGTGGCTCTCCTACCGCGACTGCGCGCACCTCTTCGACTGCTGTCTCCGCGCCGACTACGACTTCGAAATCGTCTACGGCATCTCCGACAACGACCGCAAGTACTACTCCATCGAGCGCGCCCGCGAGGTGCTCGGCTACGACCCGCAGGACAACTCCGCAGAGCACGACTGA
- a CDS encoding translation initiation factor IF-2 subunit beta, protein MDYESSLDRAMENVPDIDTSGERLSVPDAQAQKDGAFTRLTNLSDIADTVSRETEHVHRFVQRELGTNGKLEEGVGRYNGTFSGRDFDTAIEKYVETYVLCGECGLPDTRLVTEDRTPMLRCDACGAFRPVSKQRRPQQQTQQRDAVEEGNTYTLEITSTGRKGDGVAERGEYTIFVPGAQRGDIVEAYIENISGSLAFARLESKQD, encoded by the coding sequence ATGGATTACGAATCGAGCCTCGACCGAGCCATGGAGAACGTTCCCGACATCGATACCAGTGGCGAGCGCCTCAGCGTCCCGGACGCGCAGGCCCAGAAGGACGGCGCGTTCACCCGCCTGACCAACCTCTCGGATATCGCCGACACCGTCTCCCGCGAGACCGAGCACGTCCACCGCTTCGTCCAGCGCGAACTCGGGACGAACGGGAAACTCGAGGAGGGCGTCGGCCGCTACAACGGGACCTTCTCCGGGCGCGACTTCGACACGGCCATCGAGAAGTACGTCGAGACGTACGTCCTCTGTGGCGAGTGCGGCCTGCCCGACACCCGCCTCGTGACCGAGGACCGCACGCCCATGCTCCGCTGTGACGCCTGCGGCGCGTTCCGTCCCGTCTCCAAGCAGCGCCGCCCCCAGCAGCAGACCCAGCAGCGCGACGCCGTCGAGGAGGGCAACACCTACACCCTCGAGATAACCTCGACCGGCCGCAAGGGCGACGGCGTCGCCGAGCGCGGCGAGTACACCATCTTCGTCCCCGGCGCCCAGCGCGGCGACATCGTCGAGGCGTACATCGAGAACATCAGCGGGTCGCTCGCGTTCGCCCGCCTCGAATCGAAACAGGACTGA
- a CDS encoding dihydroneopterin aldolase family protein, with protein sequence MDPTEREVACFEAGIKFGTLYHQFAGTPVSPESAASLERAMEAAVENQPHCTAVDVAILVDELDTTHDYTELTGRYMEVHMRIDYGETVVRTEMRMEDGYPMMRVVDVHEE encoded by the coding sequence ATGGACCCCACGGAACGGGAGGTGGCCTGCTTCGAGGCGGGCATCAAGTTCGGGACCCTGTACCACCAGTTCGCGGGGACCCCCGTCAGCCCCGAGAGCGCCGCCAGCCTCGAACGCGCCATGGAGGCGGCCGTCGAGAACCAGCCCCACTGCACGGCGGTGGACGTGGCCATCCTCGTGGACGAACTCGACACCACCCACGACTACACCGAACTGACGGGCCGGTACATGGAGGTGCACATGCGCATCGACTACGGGGAGACCGTCGTCCGTACCGAGATGCGGATGGAGGACGGCTACCCCATGATGCGCGTCGTCGACGTCCACGAGGAGTGA
- a CDS encoding DUF5790 family protein, producing the protein MSQQTLDDDELFGEAATEMRDDVEESLANARAELPPADDVWDVEADNTLGVLNGLRSALDAGAAEEHLRNAKKWYTMGERADAFEDAEDLREAIAEVDDLVETVADAHEQVGALASTIPQLRGALEDAEGEAADDAEADDDADEEDEE; encoded by the coding sequence ATGAGCCAACAGACCCTCGACGACGACGAACTCTTCGGCGAAGCGGCGACCGAGATGCGCGACGACGTCGAGGAGAGCCTCGCGAACGCCCGGGCGGAACTCCCCCCCGCCGACGACGTGTGGGACGTCGAGGCCGACAACACCCTCGGCGTGCTCAACGGCCTCCGCAGCGCCCTCGACGCCGGTGCCGCCGAGGAACACCTCCGCAACGCCAAGAAGTGGTACACGATGGGCGAACGGGCCGACGCCTTCGAGGACGCGGAGGACCTCCGCGAGGCCATCGCGGAGGTGGACGACCTCGTCGAGACGGTCGCCGACGCCCACGAACAGGTGGGGGCGCTCGCGAGCACCATCCCCCAGCTCCGCGGGGCGCTCGAAGACGCCGAGGGTGAGGCGGCGGACGACGCCGAGGCGGACGACGACGCCGACGAGGAAGACGAGGAGTGA